Proteins encoded within one genomic window of Brachybacterium avium:
- a CDS encoding globin, with product MTSPASQPAQISFYEAVGGHETFKLLVDRFYEGVAEDPELRPMYPEEDLTGARHRLCTFLEQYWGGPKTYGQERGHPRLRMRHAVFPVSPSARDAWLRHMRNALDTLDLAPLHEQTLWDYLDRAAHSLINTVDGGEAPAAGQDVPGRLS from the coding sequence ATGACCAGTCCTGCCTCGCAGCCCGCACAGATCAGCTTCTACGAGGCCGTCGGCGGCCACGAGACCTTCAAGCTCCTGGTGGATCGCTTCTACGAGGGTGTCGCCGAGGATCCCGAACTGCGCCCGATGTACCCCGAGGAGGATCTCACCGGGGCGAGGCATCGCCTGTGCACCTTCCTGGAGCAGTACTGGGGAGGTCCGAAGACCTACGGCCAGGAGCGCGGCCATCCTCGGCTGCGGATGCGGCATGCCGTCTTCCCGGTCTCGCCCTCGGCCCGCGACGCGTGGCTGCGCCATATGCGCAACGCCCTGGACACCCTGGATCTGGCGCCGCTGCATGAGCAGACGCTGTGGGACTACCTCGACCGGGCGGCCCACTCGCTGATCAACACGGTCGATGGCGGCGAGGCACCGGCGGCCGGCCAGGACGTGCCGGGCCGGCTGAGCTGA
- a CDS encoding acyl-CoA thioesterase — MPSHIAADAPDLTPGPLDVPIPVRWTDLDAYGHVNNAAVVRLLEEARIAAFWQPPAEQLALGAPQPPAALPVSGAGAALSTVIASQRIEYARSLGHRRDGVVVRLWLSRIGGASLSVDYLVLTRDDPEGAAPYARARTVVVLVDAETGAPVRLEPETRATLEAFTAEPLRFRD; from the coding sequence ATGCCTTCTCATATCGCTGCCGATGCACCTGATCTCACGCCCGGGCCGCTGGACGTGCCGATCCCGGTCCGCTGGACGGACCTGGACGCCTACGGGCACGTGAACAACGCCGCGGTGGTGCGTCTGCTCGAGGAGGCGCGCATCGCCGCGTTCTGGCAGCCGCCCGCAGAGCAGCTCGCCCTCGGCGCCCCGCAGCCTCCGGCGGCGCTCCCGGTCAGCGGTGCGGGAGCTGCGCTCAGCACCGTCATCGCCTCGCAGCGGATCGAATATGCCCGATCGCTCGGCCATCGCCGTGACGGTGTGGTGGTGAGGCTGTGGCTCTCGCGGATCGGCGGGGCGAGCCTGAGCGTGGACTACCTGGTGCTCACCCGCGATGACCCCGAGGGCGCCGCGCCCTACGCCCGGGCCCGCACCGTGGTGGTGCTGGTCGATGCGGAGACCGGGGCCCCGGTGCGTCTGGAGCCGGAGACCCGGGCCACGCTCGAGGCGTTCACGGCGGAGCCGCTGCGCTTCCGCGACTGA
- a CDS encoding fatty acid desaturase family protein, with amino-acid sequence MTTTASPRPAPAARRPRADAQTRDYFELAERVKEAGLMGRNVRSYMVRTALLTLALVGAFVLLLTLGSTWWQLAVAALFGILFTQAAFLGHDAAHQQIFSSGRHNAWFSRIIGNLVVGLAIAWWNRKHNKHHANPNTIGRDGDIAAGTLVFDPEDMSERTGFMAWFAKRQGWAFFPILTLFGFVLHYEGITALVKNKKAKHRRVELALVLVRVIGFPAIVLATLGLGMGLAFLGVQMAVFGVYMGSSFAPNHKGMPLIPKGLQVDFLRRQVLTSRNIKGGLLMNWAMGGLDLQIEHHLFPRMPSANLRRAKPIVKQFCTERGIIYTETNLLTSYGIIIKYLNRVGLGHADPMDCPLAAQLRGASIS; translated from the coding sequence ATGACCACCACTGCCTCACCGCGTCCCGCGCCCGCCGCCCGAAGGCCCCGGGCCGACGCCCAGACCCGGGACTACTTCGAGCTCGCCGAACGGGTGAAGGAGGCCGGGCTGATGGGGCGCAATGTCCGCTCCTACATGGTGCGCACGGCACTGCTCACGCTCGCCCTCGTCGGCGCTTTCGTGCTGCTGCTGACCCTGGGCAGCACCTGGTGGCAGCTCGCCGTCGCGGCACTGTTCGGGATCCTGTTCACGCAGGCCGCGTTCCTCGGCCACGACGCCGCGCATCAGCAGATCTTCTCCTCCGGCCGGCACAACGCCTGGTTCTCCCGCATCATCGGCAACCTCGTGGTGGGACTGGCCATCGCCTGGTGGAACCGCAAGCACAACAAGCACCACGCGAACCCCAACACCATCGGCCGCGACGGCGACATCGCCGCCGGCACGCTGGTGTTCGATCCCGAGGACATGAGCGAGCGCACCGGCTTCATGGCCTGGTTCGCGAAGCGACAGGGCTGGGCGTTCTTCCCTATCCTCACCCTGTTCGGCTTCGTGCTGCACTACGAGGGGATCACGGCGCTGGTCAAGAACAAGAAGGCCAAGCACCGCCGGGTCGAGCTGGCGCTCGTGCTGGTGCGCGTGATCGGGTTCCCCGCGATCGTGCTGGCGACCCTGGGGCTGGGCATGGGCCTGGCGTTCCTCGGCGTGCAGATGGCCGTCTTCGGGGTCTACATGGGCTCGTCCTTCGCCCCGAACCACAAGGGCATGCCGCTGATCCCGAAGGGCCTCCAGGTCGACTTCCTGCGCCGGCAGGTCCTCACCAGCCGCAACATCAAGGGCGGTCTGCTGATGAACTGGGCGATGGGCGGGCTGGACCTGCAGATCGAGCACCATCTGTTCCCCCGCATGCCCTCGGCGAACCTGCGCAGGGCGAAGCCGATCGTCAAGCAGTTCTGCACCGAGCGCGGGATCATCTACACCGAGACGAACCTGCTGACCTCCTACGGGATCATCATCAAGTACCTCAACCGGGTGGGCCTGGGACATGCCGATCCCATGGACTGCCCGCTGGCGGCGCAGCTGCGCGGAGCCTCCATCTCCTGA
- the pepN gene encoding aminopeptidase N, producing MSSENLTRDEARSRASFLSTDSYDIRLDLTTDERTFLTETTLRFTSTAARPTFVDLIAQSVQEIELNGELLSEPASRFDGARVQLPALAEGENTVRILATGRYMNTGEGLHRFVDPVDDEVYLYSQFEVSDARRMFACFEQPDLKATFALTVTAPAHWRVISNAPTPEPSPAGEGVATWAFVPTERISTYLVALIAGNYQGGTGEIVTRDGRTIPMGVFARASLAEHVDAQDVIDVTRAGIDFYEEAFDRDFPFRKYDQVFVPEYNMGAMENPGAITYVEAYVFRSEVSDAVRERRDLTILHELAHMWFGDLVTMRWWDDLWLNESFAEYASTLASAEVTRWSDSWTTFALSEKGWAYQQDQLPSTHPIVADMVDFEAVETNFDGITYAKGASVLRQLVAYVGREEFFAGVRAYFAKHAWGNTELSDLLVELEATSGRDLSSWAGLWLQRAGVNTLRPVIERDDEGAVTRFAIAQHAPEEHQTLRPHRLQVGGFSLHDGALVRTESVELDVDGELTEVPELTGKHADLWLVNDGDLTYAKVRLDEGSLAVAMEHLRDLDDSLARTLLWSAAWDMVRDGELPSRRYQQLVLAHLTGEDSSSVVRTLLQQLETVAGPYAAVDQRERRTESAATAVWELAEAAAAGSDAQLQFMESFARLARSEGHRHTLEGLLGGTVTLPGREIDTDLRWKLVISLAVLGGIDAAGIDEQLASDDTQSGRKHALTARAALPTEAAKAKAWRRTVEKDTLANESITAVIQGFRRVTDESLLVPYRQRYFDMVRAVWAERSNEIATRLVGGYFPHSYGEQGVLDAADAWLAEAEEAPFGLRRIIIEGRDTVARQEKVRAADVR from the coding sequence ATGTCATCCGAGAACCTCACTCGCGACGAGGCCCGCAGCCGCGCCTCGTTCCTCAGCACCGACTCCTACGACATCCGCCTGGACCTCACCACCGATGAGCGGACGTTCCTCACCGAGACCACCCTCCGCTTCACCTCCACCGCCGCCCGACCCACTTTTGTCGACCTCATCGCGCAGTCCGTCCAGGAGATCGAGCTCAACGGAGAGCTGCTGTCCGAACCCGCTTCCCGCTTCGACGGCGCCCGGGTGCAGCTGCCCGCCCTCGCCGAGGGCGAGAATACCGTGCGGATCCTGGCCACGGGCCGGTACATGAACACCGGCGAGGGCCTGCACCGCTTCGTAGATCCGGTCGACGACGAGGTCTACCTGTACTCCCAGTTCGAGGTCTCCGACGCCCGGCGCATGTTCGCCTGCTTCGAGCAGCCCGATCTGAAGGCCACCTTCGCCCTGACCGTCACGGCCCCGGCGCACTGGCGCGTCATCTCCAACGCTCCCACCCCGGAACCCAGCCCTGCCGGGGAGGGGGTCGCCACCTGGGCTTTCGTCCCCACCGAGCGGATCTCCACCTACCTGGTCGCACTGATCGCCGGGAACTATCAGGGCGGCACCGGAGAGATCGTCACCCGTGACGGGCGCACGATCCCGATGGGGGTCTTCGCCCGCGCCTCGCTCGCTGAGCACGTGGATGCGCAGGACGTCATCGACGTGACCCGGGCCGGCATCGACTTCTACGAGGAGGCCTTCGACCGGGACTTCCCGTTCCGCAAGTACGACCAGGTGTTCGTGCCGGAGTACAACATGGGCGCGATGGAGAACCCCGGTGCGATCACCTATGTCGAGGCCTATGTGTTCCGCTCCGAGGTCTCCGATGCGGTGCGCGAGCGCCGCGACCTCACGATCCTCCACGAGCTGGCTCACATGTGGTTCGGCGATCTGGTGACCATGCGCTGGTGGGACGATCTGTGGCTGAACGAGTCCTTCGCCGAGTACGCCTCGACGCTGGCCAGCGCCGAGGTCACCCGCTGGAGCGATTCCTGGACCACCTTCGCGCTCTCGGAGAAGGGTTGGGCCTACCAGCAGGACCAGCTGCCCTCGACCCACCCGATCGTCGCCGACATGGTCGACTTCGAGGCGGTGGAGACCAACTTCGACGGGATCACCTATGCCAAGGGCGCCTCGGTGCTGCGTCAGCTGGTCGCCTACGTGGGGCGGGAGGAGTTCTTCGCCGGGGTCCGGGCCTATTTCGCGAAGCATGCCTGGGGCAACACCGAGCTCTCCGATCTGCTGGTCGAGCTCGAGGCCACCAGCGGCCGCGACCTCTCCAGCTGGGCCGGGCTCTGGCTGCAGCGGGCCGGGGTGAACACTCTGCGCCCGGTGATCGAGCGCGACGACGAGGGGGCCGTGACCCGGTTCGCGATCGCCCAGCACGCTCCCGAGGAGCACCAGACCCTGCGCCCGCACCGCCTGCAGGTGGGTGGCTTCTCGCTGCACGACGGCGCCCTGGTCCGCACCGAGAGCGTCGAGCTGGACGTCGACGGGGAGCTCACTGAGGTCCCGGAGCTGACCGGGAAGCACGCGGATCTGTGGCTGGTCAACGATGGCGACCTCACCTACGCGAAGGTCCGCCTGGATGAGGGGTCTCTGGCGGTCGCGATGGAGCACCTGCGCGACCTCGACGACTCCCTGGCCCGCACCCTGCTGTGGTCCGCCGCCTGGGACATGGTCCGCGACGGCGAGCTGCCCAGCCGCCGCTACCAGCAGCTGGTGCTGGCCCACCTCACCGGGGAGGACTCCTCCTCTGTGGTGCGCACCCTGCTGCAGCAGCTGGAGACGGTCGCCGGCCCCTATGCCGCGGTCGACCAGCGGGAGCGGCGCACCGAGTCCGCGGCCACCGCGGTCTGGGAGCTCGCCGAGGCGGCTGCGGCCGGCTCCGACGCGCAGCTGCAGTTCATGGAGTCCTTCGCGCGACTCGCCCGCTCCGAGGGGCACCGTCACACCCTCGAGGGCCTGCTGGGCGGCACGGTCACCCTGCCGGGCCGCGAGATCGACACCGACCTGCGCTGGAAGCTGGTGATCTCGCTCGCGGTGCTGGGCGGGATCGACGCCGCCGGGATCGACGAGCAGCTCGCCTCGGACGACACCCAGTCGGGCCGGAAGCACGCCCTGACCGCCCGGGCCGCACTGCCGACCGAGGCCGCCAAGGCCAAGGCCTGGCGCCGCACGGTCGAGAAGGACACCCTGGCCAACGAATCGATCACCGCCGTGATCCAGGGCTTCCGCCGGGTCACCGATGAATCGCTGCTGGTCCCCTACCGTCAGCGCTACTTCGACATGGTCCGGGCGGTGTGGGCGGAGCGCTCGAACGAGATCGCGACCCGTCTCGTCGGCGGATACTTCCCGCACTCCTACGGCGAGCAGGGCGTGCTCGACGCCGCCGATGCCTGGCTGGCGGAGGCCGAGGAGGCCCCCTTCGGTCTGCGCCGGATCATCATCGAGGGCCGCGACACCGTGGCCCGGCAGGAGAAGGTCCGCGCCGCGGACGTCCGCTGA
- a CDS encoding TfoX/Sxy family protein: MAAASHPAQEALLARIHSLLPPGRAVREVAMFGGRAVMLEDAMLVSAGRDGSLLVRVAPERHAELLTRDGAGQAEMGTERTMGEGWIEVEPRVLVEDIDLGRWLQDALEFHDR; this comes from the coding sequence ATGGCTGCCGCATCTCATCCCGCCCAGGAGGCCCTGTTGGCCCGGATCCATAGCCTGCTCCCACCCGGCAGAGCTGTCCGGGAGGTGGCGATGTTCGGCGGACGGGCGGTGATGCTCGAGGACGCGATGCTGGTCTCCGCCGGGCGCGACGGTTCGCTGCTGGTGCGGGTCGCTCCCGAACGGCACGCCGAGCTGCTGACGCGGGACGGTGCCGGGCAGGCGGAGATGGGCACGGAGCGGACGATGGGGGAGGGCTGGATCGAGGTCGAGCCACGCGTGCTGGTCGAGGACATCGACCTGGGTCGCTGGCTCCAGGACGCCCTGGAGTTCCACGACCGCTGA
- a CDS encoding acyl-CoA thioesterase → MTFPHTDPSEIAAGLVGLLDLREIAPFGEFSTPATVAAYQGDSSPQPGGHVFGGQVMGQAVTAVGRTVSADRRIHSMYSYFLAPGDPAHPIRFQVDALRDGGSFSVRRVLATQPGTEADEEERTILAMTASFQESQDGLEHQERAPQAPDPEGLPTTAEVLAGIDHPVARYWATQRPIDIRHVTDPIYLQPDPASDTADAQMVWMRTLAPVEAEPLLHDAILAFASDYTPFEPILRRQGLSWMTPGLKMATINHAIWWHKHVDANDWLLYVQRSPSAAGGRGLTHGQVFDRAGDLVATVTQEGMIRTAGQR, encoded by the coding sequence ATGACGTTTCCGCACACCGACCCCTCGGAGATCGCTGCCGGTCTGGTGGGCCTGCTGGACCTGCGCGAGATCGCGCCGTTCGGTGAGTTCTCCACCCCTGCCACCGTCGCCGCGTACCAGGGCGACTCCTCACCACAGCCCGGCGGGCACGTCTTCGGCGGCCAGGTGATGGGCCAGGCGGTGACCGCAGTGGGCCGCACGGTGTCGGCCGACCGTCGGATCCACTCGATGTACTCCTATTTCCTGGCCCCCGGCGATCCTGCGCACCCGATTCGTTTCCAGGTCGATGCGCTGCGGGACGGCGGTTCCTTCTCGGTGCGCCGCGTGCTGGCCACCCAGCCGGGAACAGAGGCCGACGAGGAGGAGCGCACGATCCTCGCGATGACCGCCTCCTTCCAGGAGTCCCAGGACGGTCTCGAGCATCAGGAGCGGGCGCCCCAGGCGCCGGATCCCGAGGGGCTGCCCACCACAGCGGAGGTGCTCGCCGGGATCGATCATCCGGTGGCGCGGTACTGGGCCACCCAGCGCCCGATCGACATCCGGCACGTCACCGATCCGATCTACCTGCAGCCCGATCCGGCCTCCGACACCGCGGATGCGCAGATGGTCTGGATGCGCACCCTCGCCCCCGTCGAGGCGGAGCCGCTGCTGCACGACGCGATCCTCGCCTTCGCGAGCGATTACACCCCCTTCGAGCCGATCCTGCGCCGGCAGGGGCTGAGCTGGATGACGCCGGGGCTGAAGATGGCCACCATCAACCACGCGATCTGGTGGCACAAGCACGTGGATGCCAACGACTGGCTGCTGTACGTGCAGCGCTCCCCCTCCGCCGCCGGTGGGCGCGGCCTCACCCACGGGCAGGTCTTCGACCGAGCCGGCGACCTGGTCGCGACCGTCACCCAGGAGGGCATGATCCGGACGGCCGGCCAGCGCTGA
- a CDS encoding mechanosensitive ion channel family protein, with the protein MLDAPLDLGPLLAAPTTDDALTLMDQLVRWLLSSGIKIVVILVAATLLSLAVGWFLRRFFRTMVQSGAKISTVTGTVIRRDPKSQRAAQARREQRASTLSNVARNIAHVMIWAIATMMILSEIGVNIAPVIASLGVVGLAAGIGAQTIIKDVVAGVVMLFEDIVAVGDWVDLEYAEGTVESINLRATQVRGIDGVLWTVRNGEIIRVGNYARGFSTAVVILDIAAEADDELVTEVVEKVSAEISEDPAWNDTVLAPAAITGILDVDGNRYQRRVTIQTAPGQQWGVERELRARIRAGFAAADIAFAMPRFVETVQS; encoded by the coding sequence ATGTTGGACGCTCCTCTCGACCTCGGCCCGCTCCTGGCCGCCCCCACCACCGACGATGCGCTGACGCTGATGGACCAGCTGGTGCGATGGCTGCTCAGCAGCGGGATCAAGATCGTGGTCATCCTGGTGGCCGCGACGCTGCTGAGCCTGGCCGTCGGCTGGTTCCTGCGCCGCTTCTTCCGCACCATGGTGCAGTCCGGGGCGAAGATCTCGACCGTGACCGGCACCGTCATCCGTCGGGATCCGAAGTCGCAGCGGGCCGCCCAGGCCCGTCGCGAACAGCGTGCGAGCACGCTCTCGAACGTGGCACGGAACATCGCCCACGTGATGATCTGGGCGATCGCCACGATGATGATCCTCTCCGAGATCGGGGTGAACATCGCCCCGGTCATCGCGAGCCTCGGCGTCGTCGGCCTGGCGGCCGGCATCGGCGCGCAGACCATCATCAAGGATGTGGTCGCCGGCGTCGTGATGCTCTTCGAGGACATCGTCGCCGTGGGCGACTGGGTGGATCTCGAGTACGCCGAGGGCACCGTCGAGTCGATCAATCTGCGTGCCACCCAGGTGCGCGGCATCGATGGGGTGCTGTGGACGGTGCGCAACGGCGAGATCATCCGGGTGGGCAACTACGCCCGCGGCTTCTCCACCGCGGTGGTGATCCTCGACATCGCCGCAGAGGCCGACGACGAGCTGGTCACCGAGGTGGTCGAGAAGGTCTCCGCCGAGATCTCCGAGGACCCCGCATGGAACGACACCGTGCTCGCCCCCGCCGCGATCACCGGCATCCTGGACGTGGACGGGAACCGCTATCAGCGGCGGGTCACGATCCAGACCGCACCCGGGCAGCAGTGGGGCGTGGAGCGGGAGCTGCGTGCCCGCATCCGGGCCGGCTTCGCCGCGGCCGACATCGCCTTCGCCATGCCCCGCTTCGTCGAGACCGTGCAGAGCTGA
- a CDS encoding sensor histidine kinase, translated as MFLIPDRHALRRLRHDLALVIPGLPLTLFAALTLLPLIAISAALSIVWVGVLLIPAVLTLASAWARLDRARLRRWGIEVTPATYRRRGPGAIGMLRLITDSRRWLDLAFEAVIALPVRALTAGTTIAWITGAVGGLTWWAWGSLLPERNDVLPGQWALVMVVGLVLTLSFPAMVHALALLDLVVTAPLLGGAVPGSSLRGAIPPPRSAEADARLRESAWTRMTIAFLAFVLAVVAWPVTTTVYEVHPAPAMLVTVAAAVSALLAVRWPWAGLSLSVVAIAAMMLVTAPAQAAAPWPWPVTSLLTHCLTLLVLAVLHRWYWSVSTWSAGAVLTLVTLLLTDASTAPGGTLREVMTNGVVLLAVSGGVVLLGITVRQWVLVSGQIERAQTLSAEEVRRRYELEERSRIARELHDVVAHSMSVITVQAGTAKFRLPGLDPDTEREFEDIAASSRQALGEMRSLLAILRTDEILDEVPMPGLEDLTELLRSTRASGATITAEISPPEVTPTVGLTAYRVVQEGLSNALRHARGAAIRVRVTPSGGALLVEVVNERPEDPQETIPGSGLGLSGTRERVRALGGTVEAAARTDGGFAVTARIPLADPLPR; from the coding sequence ATGTTCCTCATCCCTGATCGCCATGCGCTGCGTCGACTCCGGCATGACCTGGCCCTGGTCATCCCCGGACTGCCGCTGACCCTGTTCGCTGCCCTGACGCTGCTGCCGCTGATCGCGATCTCGGCAGCGCTCTCGATCGTCTGGGTGGGAGTGCTCCTGATCCCGGCGGTGCTGACGCTCGCCTCCGCCTGGGCCCGACTGGATCGGGCACGGCTGCGCCGCTGGGGCATCGAGGTCACCCCTGCGACGTACCGGCGCCGCGGTCCGGGCGCTATCGGCATGCTGCGCCTGATCACCGATTCCCGTCGCTGGCTCGACCTGGCCTTCGAGGCGGTGATCGCACTCCCGGTCCGGGCGCTCACCGCCGGGACCACGATCGCCTGGATCACCGGTGCCGTGGGCGGGCTGACCTGGTGGGCGTGGGGATCCCTGCTGCCGGAGCGGAACGACGTCCTGCCCGGCCAGTGGGCACTGGTCATGGTCGTCGGCCTGGTGCTCACGCTCTCCTTCCCGGCGATGGTGCATGCCTTGGCGCTGCTGGACCTCGTGGTCACGGCACCTCTGCTCGGCGGCGCGGTGCCCGGTTCGAGCCTGCGGGGGGCGATCCCGCCGCCGCGCTCGGCAGAGGCCGATGCCCGCCTGCGGGAGAGCGCCTGGACCCGGATGACGATCGCTTTCCTCGCGTTCGTGCTGGCGGTCGTGGCGTGGCCGGTCACCACCACCGTCTACGAGGTGCATCCGGCGCCGGCGATGCTGGTGACGGTCGCGGCTGCGGTCTCCGCCCTGCTCGCGGTGCGCTGGCCCTGGGCCGGGCTGTCACTGTCGGTGGTGGCGATCGCTGCCATGATGCTGGTGACCGCTCCGGCCCAGGCCGCTGCACCCTGGCCCTGGCCGGTGACCTCGCTGCTGACCCATTGCCTGACCCTGCTCGTGCTGGCGGTGCTGCATCGCTGGTACTGGTCCGTCTCCACCTGGTCCGCGGGGGCCGTCCTGACCCTGGTCACCCTGCTGCTGACCGACGCCTCGACCGCGCCGGGGGGCACCCTGCGAGAGGTGATGACCAACGGGGTGGTGCTGCTGGCGGTCAGCGGCGGGGTGGTGCTGCTGGGCATCACGGTTCGGCAGTGGGTGCTGGTCAGCGGGCAGATCGAACGGGCGCAGACCCTGAGCGCCGAGGAGGTGCGACGCCGCTACGAGCTCGAGGAGCGCAGCCGCATCGCCCGCGAGCTGCACGACGTCGTCGCCCACTCCATGTCCGTGATCACGGTGCAGGCCGGCACTGCGAAGTTCCGGCTGCCCGGCCTGGATCCGGACACCGAGCGGGAGTTCGAGGACATCGCCGCCTCCTCCCGACAGGCCCTCGGCGAGATGCGCTCGCTGCTGGCGATCCTGCGCACCGACGAGATCCTCGACGAGGTGCCGATGCCGGGGCTCGAGGACCTCACGGAGCTGCTCCGCTCCACCCGGGCCTCAGGCGCGACCATCACCGCCGAGATCTCGCCGCCGGAGGTGACGCCCACCGTGGGCCTGACCGCGTACCGGGTCGTCCAGGAGGGGCTGAGCAATGCACTGCGCCATGCCCGCGGTGCAGCGATCCGGGTGCGGGTGACACCCTCCGGCGGTGCCCTCCTGGTCGAGGTGGTCAACGAGCGCCCCGAGGATCCGCAGGAGACGATCCCGGGCTCGGGGCTGGGGCTGTCCGGGACCCGGGAGAGGGTCCGGGCGCTCGGCGGCACGGTGGAGGCGGCGGCGAGGACTGACGGCGGTTTCGCCGTCACCGCCCGGATCCCGCTCGCCGACCCCCTACCCCGGTAG
- a CDS encoding response regulator: protein MGQPARDDIRVLIVDDQSMIRGGFEALLNAQDGIEVVGTASDGAGIAEVVEELRPDVVLMDIRMPQVGGLEATRTLLELPGTPPRIIMLTTFDADEYVFAALRAGASGFLLKDSTPQELVQAVRVVAEGESLLAPRVTRALIADFVARPERSQGAEASLSVLTERELDVLRLVARGLANREIAESLVMAEQTVKTHVSRILGKLMLRDRTQLVVAAYESGLVRPGE, encoded by the coding sequence ATGGGCCAGCCAGCGCGAGACGACATCCGGGTGCTGATCGTCGATGACCAGTCGATGATCCGCGGCGGCTTCGAGGCGCTGCTGAACGCGCAGGACGGGATCGAGGTGGTGGGCACCGCATCCGACGGGGCGGGCATCGCCGAGGTGGTCGAGGAGCTGCGGCCCGACGTGGTGCTGATGGATATCCGGATGCCGCAGGTCGGCGGGCTCGAGGCTACTCGGACGCTGCTCGAGCTGCCCGGGACGCCACCGAGGATCATCATGCTGACCACCTTCGATGCCGATGAGTACGTCTTCGCAGCCCTGCGGGCCGGGGCCAGCGGGTTCCTGCTCAAGGATTCCACACCCCAGGAGCTGGTCCAGGCGGTGCGGGTGGTGGCCGAGGGGGAGTCGCTGCTCGCCCCGCGGGTGACGCGTGCGCTGATCGCCGACTTCGTGGCCCGTCCCGAACGCTCCCAGGGCGCGGAGGCGAGCCTGTCCGTGCTCACCGAGAGGGAGCTGGACGTGCTGCGGCTGGTCGCCCGGGGACTGGCCAATCGCGAGATCGCCGAGTCGCTGGTGATGGCGGAGCAGACCGTCAAGACGCATGTCTCGCGCATCCTCGGCAAGCTGATGCTGCGCGACCGCACCCAGCTGGTGGTCGCCGCGTATGAGTCCGGGCTGGTGCGGCCCGGGGAGTGA
- a CDS encoding extracellular solute-binding protein, translated as MPTRRQLLFTTAALGAAGIGTLSGCSRDRPVELEDGDRLRMRVWSESAATAYEASLEDFTSATGIDVELEVLGWDDYWEQLPMDVASGDLPDVLWMNTANLAQAHASGTLLEVGEIVGEDAAGWESAATDLYRIDEGLWGVPQVWEQSILVAHEGLVAAAEGDAAALVFDSAAPSDPLRELSRALTVDGEGRRPGEPDFDPATRKTFGFSAHPDRTAVLGPFIAAQGGSWQDEKGAMSFASAEGIAAVQYLADLASAHLGPAGQDTVADPSLCRTLFLEGKLGLLQTGTYDLHTLSEEIDGTFTWGIHPVVAGPEGTRPLVHSIAALGIDPGDDDREKAIGELLRWLGGVEGQRPLAENRLGIPAHRDLRGAWEKSWDAAGVDVSVIEVPEEAARPEIGDRSGIATGTAMPIIAEVFLGETDAAEALPRAQQAAREAMG; from the coding sequence GTGCCGACCCGCCGCCAGCTCCTGTTCACCACCGCTGCGCTGGGAGCGGCGGGAATCGGGACCCTCTCGGGGTGCTCCCGCGACCGTCCGGTCGAGCTCGAGGACGGGGACAGGCTGCGGATGCGGGTATGGAGCGAGTCCGCGGCGACGGCCTACGAGGCCTCCCTGGAGGATTTCACCTCCGCGACCGGCATCGACGTCGAGCTCGAGGTGCTCGGCTGGGACGACTACTGGGAGCAGCTGCCGATGGACGTGGCCTCCGGGGATCTGCCCGATGTGCTCTGGATGAACACCGCCAACCTGGCCCAGGCCCACGCCAGCGGGACGCTGTTGGAGGTCGGAGAGATCGTGGGGGAGGACGCCGCGGGCTGGGAGAGCGCGGCCACCGACCTCTATCGCATCGATGAGGGCCTGTGGGGGGTGCCGCAGGTGTGGGAGCAGAGCATCCTGGTGGCCCATGAGGGCCTGGTCGCTGCGGCCGAGGGGGATGCCGCAGCGCTGGTCTTCGATTCCGCAGCCCCGTCGGATCCGCTGCGGGAGCTCTCCCGCGCCCTCACCGTGGACGGGGAGGGGCGCCGGCCCGGGGAGCCGGACTTCGACCCCGCCACCCGCAAGACCTTCGGGTTCAGCGCCCATCCCGATCGCACCGCGGTGCTGGGACCGTTCATCGCCGCCCAGGGCGGCAGCTGGCAGGACGAGAAGGGGGCGATGAGCTTCGCCTCCGCCGAGGGCATCGCGGCCGTGCAGTACCTGGCGGACCTCGCCTCCGCGCACCTGGGCCCGGCCGGGCAGGACACCGTCGCCGACCCGTCGCTATGCAGGACGCTGTTCCTGGAGGGAAAGCTCGGCCTGCTCCAGACCGGGACCTACGACCTGCACACCCTTTCCGAAGAGATCGACGGCACGTTCACCTGGGGGATCCATCCGGTCGTCGCAGGCCCCGAAGGCACGCGGCCCCTGGTGCACTCGATCGCCGCTCTCGGGATCGATCCTGGTGATGATGACCGTGAGAAGGCGATCGGTGAGCTGCTGCGCTGGCTCGGCGGCGTCGAGGGCCAGCGCCCGCTGGCCGAGAACCGGCTGGGCATCCCCGCCCACCGTGACCTGCGCGGTGCATGGGAGAAGAGCTGGGACGCCGCCGGCGTGGACGTCTCGGTGATCGAGGTCCCCGAGGAGGCCGCCCGACCCGAGATCGGGGACCGCTCGGGGATCGCGACCGGTACGGCGATGCCCATCATCGCCGAGGTGTTCCTCGGCGAGACCGACGCCGCCGAGGCCCTGCCCCGCGCGCAGCAGGCCGCGCGGGAGGCCATGGGCTGA